The following DNA comes from Shinella zoogloeoides.
CGTCGGCGCCGGTCTCGTCCATGACACGCTGAACGTTCTCGACGACGATGATGGCGTCGTCGACCACCAGGCTGATGGCGAGGATGACCGCGAAGAGCGTGATCGTGTTGGCCGAATAGCCGAGCACATAGAGGACGGCGAAGCCGCCGATGAGCGAGACCGGGATTGTCAGGGTCGGGATGACCGTCGCCCGCCAGTCCTGCAGGAAGGCGTAGACCACCGCGACGACGAGGGCGAAGGTGATCGCCAGCGTGATGAAGATCTCGTGGATGGTCGCCTCGACGAAGGTGGTCGTGTCGAAGACCACCGTATAGGCGATATCGTCGGGGAACTGCCGCGACAGCGTCTCCAGCTCGCTGACGACCGCCTCGGAAACCGAAAGCGCATTGGCGTCCGAGGATTGGTAGACGACGAGCGTGGCGCTCGCCAGTCCGTTCAGCGTGGATGTCGTGTCATAGGACTGCGCACCCAGTTCGACGCGCGCGACGTCGCGCAGGCGCACGATCGCGCCGTCGCGGTTGGTGCGCACGATGATGGCGCCGAACTCCTTCTCGTCGGCGAGCCGGCCCTGCGCCAGAACGGTGAGCTGGAGCTGCTGGCCGGAGACGGAGGGCGGCGCGCCGATCTGGCCGGCGGAGGCCTGGGCGTTCTGCGCCCGGATGGCGGTCATTAGGTCCGCCGCCGTGACGCCGAGCGCCTGCATGCGGTCCGGGTTCATCCAGATCCGCATGCTGTAGGTCGGGCCGAACACGCTCGCCTCGCCGACGCCGGGCAGGCGGGCGATGGTGTCGCGGATGTTGACGGTGGCATAGTTGCTGAGGAAGACGTTGTCGTGCGTGCCCTTGGGCGAATAGATCGCGACGCCCATCAGCATGCTGGAGGAGCGGCTGCGGACGGAGACGCCGGTCTGGGTGACGGCGGCGGGCAGGCGCGGGGTCGCCATCGACACGCGGTTCTGCACGTTGACCTGCGCGATGGCCGGGTCGGTTCCCGGCGCGAAGGTCACCGTCAGGCTGTAGGTGCCGTTATTGGTGCTGGAGGAGGACATGTAGAGCATGTCCTCGACGCCGTTCACCTGGTCCTCGATCGGCGCGCCGACGCTGTCGGTCATCACGCTGGCATTCGCGCCCGGATAGCTTGCCGAGACCTGTACCTCGGGCGGCGTGATCTGCGGGAACTGGGCGACGGGAATCTGCAGCAGCGCGACCGCGCCGGCGATCAGCATGATCACCGCGATGACCATCGCAAAGCGTGGCCGGTCGATGAAGGGAGCGGAGATATTCATTGCGCGGCGTCCGTGTCGTCGTCCGGCACCGCATGCGCCTCGACGGGCGATCCCTCGGTCACGTTTGCGAGGCCCTCGACGATCAGCGTTTCCCCGCCCTCAAGGCCGCTGTCGACAGTCCAGTTGCCGTTCGCCTGCTCGGAGACCGTGATGCGGCGCAGGGCCGCCTTGCCGTCGCCGTCGACGAGCAGGACATATCTGCCCTCGCGGTCCTGCTGCACCGCGCCGAGGGGAACCACGGGGCGCATCTTGCGCTCGGTCTCGGCGATGACGACCGTGACGAACTGGCCCGGCACGAGGAGGAGGGCCGGATTGGCGAACTGCGCCCGCACGGCGAGCGTTCCGGTCCGTTCGTCGATTTCGTTGCCGAAGAACTCGATCTTGCCTGTCCGATCGTAGGGCTGCCCGTTCGAAAGGCGCAGCGACGGCTCGAAGCGGCGGGCGAGTTCGTCCTTGCTGATCTCTCCGGCTGCCGTGCGCAAGTCCAGCACCGCCCGGTCGCTCACGGAGAAAACGACGCGGATCGGGTCCATCTGCACGACCCGCGCCAGCGCCGGCGAGCTGGCATTGACGAAGCTGCCCGCCGAAAGGGACGCCCCGCCGATGCGGCCGGCGAGGGGAGAGGTTATCCTGGTGTAGCTGAGATTGAGCTCGGCCTGCCGCACGCGGGCCTCCGCCGAAAGCACGGCCGCGCCCGCATTCTCGCGTGCCGCCTGGCTTTCCTCAAGCACCGCGCGGGAGACCGTCTGGCTCAGGGAGCGATTGCGCTCGAGGCGGCGCACGGCATCCGCTTCGGACGCCTTCGCGCTCGCCAGATTCGCCCGGGCTTCGTCCAGCGCGATCTCAAGGCCGCGCGCATCGATCAGGAAAAGCGGCTGGCCCGCCTCCACGACGCTTCCCTCGTCGAACAGCCGCTTTTCGATGAAGCCGTCGATACGGGAGCGCAGGTCGACGGAATCCATGGCCTCAACGCGGCCGACGAATTCGTGCCGGGGCGACACGTCCTCCACCTGAACCGTCATCGTGCCGACCGCCGCCGTCTGCGCCTGAAGGGCTGTCGGTGTAACGCTTAACGTCGCCAGAAGAACCAGGTGGCGCAGGTGCGTTTCACGGGGGAAGGGGAACATGGTGAACTCCGGCAATGAATGATCCGCAATAGGAAAAAACCGGAGCATCAGGCAAATCTCAGGCCCTGTCCGAGACGAGAATCCTGGGGAAGTTGGGTCCGTGCGCTCCATGGAACGCACGGATATGTCGTGCCGACCGAGGGCCGGATCCTATCGCCGGGGGCAATCGGCGATGTAGCGGCGGCCGTGGCGGTCGCGGAAGTAGCAGCGTCCCGGCTGGCCGGCGACATTGCCGATGACCGCTCCGGTCACGCCACCGATCGCCGCGCCGACGGCGGCTCCGCGTACGTTACCGGTAATCGCACCGCCGATCACTGCGCCCGAAGCCGCACCGATGCCCGCGCCGCGTTCCGTGGGTGTGCACCCTGCCAGAGCTAGCGTTCCGAAAAGGAAGAGAAAGGCAACCCGCTTCATGAGCATCT
Coding sequences within:
- a CDS encoding efflux RND transporter periplasmic adaptor subunit, with protein sequence MFPFPRETHLRHLVLLATLSVTPTALQAQTAAVGTMTVQVEDVSPRHEFVGRVEAMDSVDLRSRIDGFIEKRLFDEGSVVEAGQPLFLIDARGLEIALDEARANLASAKASEADAVRRLERNRSLSQTVSRAVLEESQAARENAGAAVLSAEARVRQAELNLSYTRITSPLAGRIGGASLSAGSFVNASSPALARVVQMDPIRVVFSVSDRAVLDLRTAAGEISKDELARRFEPSLRLSNGQPYDRTGKIEFFGNEIDERTGTLAVRAQFANPALLLVPGQFVTVVIAETERKMRPVVPLGAVQQDREGRYVLLVDGDGKAALRRITVSEQANGNWTVDSGLEGGETLIVEGLANVTEGSPVEAHAVPDDDTDAAQ
- a CDS encoding YMGG-like glycine zipper-containing protein, coding for MKRVAFLFLFGTLALAGCTPTERGAGIGAASGAVIGGAITGNVRGAAVGAAIGGVTGAVIGNVAGQPGRCYFRDRHGRRYIADCPRR